One segment of Chryseobacterium turcicum DNA contains the following:
- a CDS encoding DUF4271 domain-containing protein encodes MPVLQNFKNEVRIPENNDWVVFILIGCLFLYIFMMNVIEREANLKDFLLQKYYDSSNNLPSWMITSLVTALSLSVLISQYVPIVPKYVTDFQPFGYQLNKIGYTAIIISLFYSFRTALGFLFYQAIGDGKKWSIFYFTSTKFHFILSVLLIILCIIHYYFPIDRNSAFIYYLCFFSFVFIFKVFFYLFHRNNILPEKWYYKFLYICTLQIAPLLMLWKLLFI; translated from the coding sequence TTGCCTGTATTACAAAATTTTAAAAACGAAGTAAGAATACCTGAAAATAATGATTGGGTGGTTTTTATCCTTATCGGCTGTCTCTTTTTATACATCTTTATGATGAATGTGATAGAGCGTGAAGCCAATCTTAAAGATTTTCTTCTGCAGAAATATTACGACTCCAGCAATAATCTTCCGAGCTGGATGATTACTTCGCTTGTCACCGCACTAAGTTTAAGCGTTCTTATTTCCCAATACGTACCAATTGTTCCGAAATACGTAACCGACTTTCAACCTTTTGGATATCAACTCAATAAAATAGGATACACGGCAATAATTATATCACTTTTTTATTCATTCAGAACTGCGCTTGGCTTTTTATTTTACCAAGCGATTGGGGACGGCAAAAAATGGAGTATTTTTTATTTTACCTCCACAAAATTCCATTTTATTCTTTCAGTTTTGCTGATTATTCTATGTATAATCCATTACTACTTCCCAATTGACAGAAATAGCGCATTTATTTATTATCTCTGTTTTTTTTCTTTTGTATTCATTTTCAAGGTGTTTTTCTATTTGTTTCACAGAAACAACATCTTACCCGAAAAATGGTATTATAAATTTTTGTATATTTGCACCCTCCAAATTGCACCTCTGTTGATGCTTTGGAAGTTATTATTTATTTAA
- a CDS encoding uroporphyrinogen-III synthase, whose amino-acid sequence MRIKSILVSQPAPSESSPYLEIAKKEKIKIDFRPFIHVEGVDNKELRTQKIDLTQHTGIIFTSKNAIDHYFRLAEELRFAVPDTMRYICQSEAIANYLQKHIVYRKRKISFGEKNFADLLPLFKKFPSEKYLLPSSDVLSPDIPKTLDAANIEWTRAIMYRTVCSDLTDINIKDYDMLIFFSPQGIKSLQQNFPDFKQEDTKIGVFGPTTSAAATDAGLTIDLMAPTKETPSMTMALEKYIKSLHK is encoded by the coding sequence ATGAGAATAAAGTCAATATTGGTTTCTCAACCAGCACCTAGTGAGTCTTCTCCATATCTGGAAATTGCGAAGAAGGAAAAAATAAAGATTGACTTCCGCCCTTTTATCCACGTCGAAGGAGTAGATAACAAAGAACTTAGAACACAAAAAATAGACCTTACGCAGCATACCGGTATTATTTTTACCAGTAAAAATGCGATAGACCACTATTTCAGGCTTGCAGAAGAATTAAGATTTGCCGTGCCAGACACGATGAGATATATCTGTCAGTCTGAGGCGATTGCCAACTATCTACAAAAGCATATTGTGTATAGAAAAAGGAAGATTAGTTTTGGTGAAAAAAACTTTGCCGACCTTTTACCTCTTTTCAAAAAATTCCCTTCCGAAAAATACTTATTACCCTCTTCAGACGTATTAAGCCCAGATATCCCAAAAACTTTGGATGCGGCGAATATCGAATGGACGAGAGCAATTATGTACAGAACGGTTTGCAGTGATTTGACAGACATCAACATTAAAGATTACGACATGTTGATTTTCTTCAGTCCGCAAGGAATAAAATCTCTACAACAAAATTTCCCTGACTTTAAACAGGAAGATACAAAAATAGGCGTTTTCGGACCCACTACTTCGGCAGCAGCAACAGATGCAGGTTTGACGATAGATTTGATGGCTCCCACAAAAGAAACACCTTCTATGACTATGGCACTTGAAAAATACATCAAAAGCCTACACAAATAG
- a CDS encoding S9 family peptidase, whose translation MKAPIAKKIEKALEIHGDTRIDNYFWMNEKENPEVIQYLEEENAYADFVMKDSEEFQEELFQEMKARYKKDDESLPYFFNEYWYIVRYEEGKEYPIFCRKYKTLENKEEIVLDVNILAEGEDFFEVANVAVSPNNELVSFSSDNVGRRIYTLNFKNLKSGEILADKIENTTGKAVWANDNKHVFYIRKDESLRAYKVYRHKLGTDTSEDVLIFHEEDETFDVNVFKTKSMEYIFMASSSTISDEHHFIPANNVFAEWKVIQPRIDDLEYAVEHYEDEFYIITNADDATNFKIVKAKIDNCGMENWVDVIPHREEVLLEGFEIFKNYLILEEREEGLLQIKIIDEKTQESYYLPFSDPTYTAYIGTNLEFDTEVLRYGYTSLTQPSSTYEYNLKEKTTKLLKQQEVLGGKFNPDNYISERIWADSRDGEEKIPISLVYHKDTKKSAETSLLLYGYGSYGHTVDASFSNVRLSILDRGFIYAIAHIRGGEYLGREWYEDGKMLFKKNTFFDFIDAGKYLIKENYTSSKHLYAMGGSAGGLLVGAVMNYEPTLFNGIVAQVPFVDVVSTMMDETIPLTTGEYDEWGNPNDEEYYHYMKDYSPYDNVEAKDYPHTLITTGFHDSQVQYWEPAKWTAKLRELKTDHNILVFKTDMSSGHGGASGRFESLKEDALEYAFLLKIDKM comes from the coding sequence ATGAAAGCTCCCATTGCAAAAAAAATAGAAAAAGCACTCGAAATACACGGTGACACAAGAATTGACAATTATTTCTGGATGAATGAAAAAGAAAATCCTGAGGTAATACAATATCTTGAAGAAGAGAATGCTTATGCAGATTTTGTGATGAAAGACTCTGAAGAATTTCAGGAAGAGCTTTTTCAGGAGATGAAAGCCCGATATAAAAAAGATGACGAATCTTTGCCTTATTTTTTTAATGAATACTGGTATATCGTACGCTACGAAGAAGGAAAAGAATATCCTATTTTTTGCAGAAAATATAAAACTCTTGAAAATAAAGAAGAAATCGTTCTCGATGTAAATATTCTTGCAGAAGGAGAAGATTTTTTTGAAGTGGCTAATGTTGCGGTAAGCCCGAATAACGAATTAGTATCATTTTCATCAGATAATGTAGGAAGAAGAATTTATACTTTAAATTTTAAAAATTTAAAATCTGGAGAAATCCTTGCCGATAAAATTGAAAACACCACCGGAAAAGCAGTTTGGGCAAATGACAACAAACATGTTTTCTACATCAGAAAAGATGAAAGCTTAAGAGCCTACAAAGTCTACAGACACAAATTAGGAACTGACACTTCAGAAGATGTTTTAATCTTCCATGAAGAAGATGAGACTTTTGATGTGAATGTTTTCAAGACAAAGTCTATGGAATACATTTTCATGGCAAGCTCGAGCACCATTTCCGATGAGCATCATTTTATTCCTGCAAATAATGTTTTTGCAGAATGGAAAGTAATCCAACCAAGAATTGATGACCTGGAATACGCCGTAGAGCACTATGAAGACGAATTCTATATCATTACCAATGCAGACGATGCTACCAATTTTAAAATTGTAAAAGCAAAAATCGACAATTGTGGAATGGAGAACTGGGTAGATGTAATTCCTCATCGTGAAGAAGTCTTATTGGAAGGATTTGAGATTTTTAAAAACTACCTTATTCTTGAAGAAAGAGAAGAAGGCTTGCTTCAGATAAAAATCATTGACGAAAAAACTCAGGAATCTTATTACCTGCCCTTTTCAGACCCTACTTACACCGCTTATATTGGAACAAATCTAGAGTTTGATACAGAAGTTTTACGTTATGGCTACACTTCTTTAACTCAGCCAAGTTCAACCTACGAATATAATTTAAAAGAAAAAACTACCAAACTCTTGAAACAACAAGAAGTTTTAGGAGGAAAATTTAATCCTGACAATTATATTTCTGAAAGAATTTGGGCAGACTCCAGAGATGGAGAGGAAAAAATTCCAATCTCATTAGTTTATCATAAAGACACCAAAAAATCAGCTGAAACATCTCTTCTTTTATATGGATATGGAAGTTATGGGCATACAGTTGATGCAAGTTTTTCGAATGTAAGACTGTCAATTTTAGACCGAGGGTTTATTTATGCAATTGCACATATTCGTGGTGGTGAATATTTAGGAAGAGAATGGTATGAAGACGGAAAAATGCTTTTTAAGAAAAATACATTTTTCGATTTTATTGATGCCGGAAAATATTTAATTAAAGAAAATTACACTTCATCAAAGCATTTGTACGCAATGGGCGGAAGTGCTGGTGGATTATTGGTTGGTGCTGTAATGAACTACGAACCTACCCTATTCAACGGTATTGTGGCACAGGTTCCTTTTGTGGATGTAGTTTCTACAATGATGGATGAAACAATCCCTTTAACAACCGGAGAATACGATGAATGGGGAAATCCTAATGACGAAGAATATTATCATTATATGAAAGATTATTCACCTTATGATAATGTAGAAGCAAAAGATTATCCGCATACCTTGATAACGACTGGTTTTCATGATTCGCAAGTACAATATTGGGAGCCTGCAAAATGGACAGCAAAATTGAGAGAATTAAAAACTGACCATAATATTTTAGTGTTCAAGACTGATATGAGCTCTGGACATGGCGGCGCAAGCGGAAGATTTGAATCATTAAAAGAAGACGCATTGGAATATGCATTCTTGCTGAAAATTGACAAAATGTAG
- a CDS encoding SRPBCC family protein yields the protein MSSTIVFNQDFNSKSIYVMKVYDAETSKVWEYFTKPELLDLWWAPKPWVCNTDSLNFEEGGVWLYSMNGPDGEKVFSLVKYGKIDEHRSVDGIDAFCDANGNVDERFPQTQWLIGFTGVEHGTKISLNIHFNSEDDMKKQLEMGFEEGFKMGLNQLEHIFNDLKR from the coding sequence ATGAGCTCAACAATTGTTTTTAATCAAGATTTTAATTCGAAGAGTATTTATGTGATGAAGGTTTATGATGCAGAAACGTCAAAAGTATGGGAATATTTTACAAAACCCGAACTCCTCGATTTGTGGTGGGCGCCAAAACCCTGGGTGTGTAATACGGATTCGTTAAATTTCGAGGAAGGGGGCGTTTGGCTATATTCGATGAATGGGCCAGATGGCGAGAAAGTATTTTCGTTGGTTAAGTATGGTAAAATAGATGAGCATAGAAGTGTTGATGGTATTGATGCTTTTTGCGATGCTAATGGTAATGTAGATGAAAGATTTCCCCAAACACAATGGCTGATTGGCTTTACAGGAGTTGAGCATGGAACGAAAATTTCTCTTAACATTCATTTTAATTCTGAAGATGACATGAAAAAACAATTGGAAATGGGGTTTGAAGAAGGTTTTAAAATGGGCTTGAATCAGCTGGAACATATTTTTAATGATTTGAAAAGGTAA
- a CDS encoding sensor histidine kinase, producing the protein MNNKFIPIISVFMTISLIVFVTLQFYWLKNYYVALEQEFSNKVYSALENTSKNIAEIEVDKLFNENYANLRDNVKANSKKPSLTTIQQTQDSGTQKSIVYYRNIIETQQLPISKRGDSLLLTKMYTDDAAYTVKRDTSRRELLTSEIHQDIESGDYNFKEFLKVNGNNLPLSKRVDPKILDSVITKELRMKGITADFGYGVSDKNNKLTNIFNKVFKEKKDTNSYSYPLFTDTKDRTLYTLALVFPKKEYSLAMNNWPMLLGTFLSLLTILGIYIISINYMMRQKKLAEVKTDFINNMSHEFKTPLATISVATDSLANDKIATNPEKVKYYSHLIKQENLRMKKQVENILNMSKLERNEVELFLKETNVRELIKKTTESFNLIIQQRNGKLTQEFNATHFTFKIDEFHISNMLVNLLDNANKYSPEPPEISIKTKNEGNWYVLEISDKGMGMETHNKTKIFEKFFREETGNIHNVKGQGLGLSYVKKIVELHKGEIIVDSEKDRGSKFIIKLPMV; encoded by the coding sequence ATGAATAACAAATTCATCCCGATAATCTCGGTTTTTATGACAATTTCCCTCATTGTTTTTGTCACGCTGCAGTTTTATTGGCTTAAAAATTATTACGTTGCTTTGGAACAGGAATTCTCCAACAAAGTTTATTCCGCTTTGGAAAATACCTCCAAAAACATTGCAGAAATTGAAGTAGATAAGCTTTTTAATGAGAATTATGCAAATTTAAGAGATAATGTAAAAGCAAACAGCAAAAAACCTTCTCTTACCACGATTCAGCAAACCCAGGATTCCGGGACTCAAAAATCGATTGTTTACTACAGAAATATTATTGAGACACAACAGCTCCCCATTTCAAAAAGAGGCGACTCACTTCTTCTCACCAAAATGTACACCGATGATGCGGCATATACGGTTAAAAGAGATACTTCGAGACGTGAATTACTGACCTCGGAAATCCATCAGGATATTGAAAGTGGAGATTATAATTTCAAAGAATTTTTAAAGGTAAATGGAAACAATTTACCACTCAGCAAAAGAGTTGACCCAAAAATTCTAGACTCTGTAATTACCAAAGAGCTTAGAATGAAAGGTATTACCGCTGATTTTGGATATGGAGTTTCAGATAAAAATAACAAACTTACCAATATTTTTAATAAAGTTTTTAAAGAAAAAAAAGATACCAATTCTTATTCCTATCCTTTATTTACAGATACAAAAGATAGAACTTTATATACTTTGGCGCTGGTTTTCCCTAAAAAAGAATATTCTTTGGCGATGAATAACTGGCCTATGCTTTTGGGAACTTTTCTTTCTCTATTGACGATTTTGGGAATTTATATTATTTCCATTAATTATATGATGAGGCAGAAAAAACTGGCAGAAGTAAAAACAGATTTCATCAACAATATGTCTCATGAGTTTAAAACTCCATTGGCAACAATCTCGGTAGCGACAGACTCTTTGGCAAATGATAAAATTGCTACCAACCCAGAGAAAGTAAAATATTATTCACACCTCATTAAACAAGAAAATCTGAGGATGAAAAAGCAGGTAGAAAATATTCTGAACATGTCTAAATTAGAAAGAAATGAAGTAGAATTATTCTTAAAAGAAACCAATGTAAGAGAATTGATAAAAAAGACTACAGAGTCATTTAATCTTATTATTCAGCAGAGAAACGGAAAACTTACGCAGGAATTTAATGCTACTCATTTTACTTTTAAAATTGATGAGTTCCATATTTCAAATATGCTGGTGAACCTTTTAGACAATGCCAATAAATACTCACCAGAACCTCCAGAAATCAGTATCAAAACTAAAAATGAAGGAAATTGGTACGTTTTAGAGATTTCAGACAAAGGAATGGGTATGGAAACGCATAATAAAACCAAGATTTTCGAAAAATTCTTTAGAGAAGAAACCGGAAATATTCATAATGTAAAAGGACAAGGCCTCGGACTTTCCTATGTGAAGAAAATTGTAGAACTACACAAAGGAGAGATTATTGTAGATTCTGAAAAAGATAGAGGAAGTAAATTTATCATCAAACTTCCGATGGTATAA
- a CDS encoding response regulator transcription factor: MSNRILLVEDDQSFGAVLKDYLTINNFEVTLAIDGEQGLKEFTESEFDICIFDVMMPKKDGFSLAEDVKKIDKNTPIIFLTARNMREDILKGYQLGADDYITKPFDTELLLYKIKAILQRSSTLENEEQEQFKISNIFFDSMLRQLRVGDNEYKLSPKENELLKLLCLHRNDFMPRDLALRKIWKKENYFTARSMDVYIAKLRKLLKDDEGLEIINVHGEGFRLLVKN, translated from the coding sequence ATGAGCAACAGAATATTATTAGTAGAAGACGATCAGAGTTTCGGTGCGGTACTGAAAGATTATCTTACGATAAACAATTTTGAAGTGACCCTTGCAATAGACGGTGAACAAGGATTAAAAGAATTCACAGAGAGTGAATTTGACATCTGTATTTTTGACGTCATGATGCCTAAAAAAGACGGATTCTCATTAGCTGAAGATGTAAAAAAGATTGACAAAAATACGCCAATCATCTTCTTGACTGCTAGAAATATGAGAGAAGACATTCTGAAAGGTTATCAATTGGGAGCAGATGATTACATCACAAAACCATTTGATACAGAATTACTTTTATACAAAATAAAAGCAATTCTTCAGAGAAGTTCGACCCTTGAAAACGAAGAACAGGAACAGTTTAAAATCAGCAATATTTTCTTTGATTCTATGCTGAGACAATTGAGAGTGGGTGATAACGAATATAAACTTTCACCTAAAGAAAATGAGCTTTTAAAATTGCTTTGTCTTCACAGAAACGACTTTATGCCTAGAGATTTAGCATTGAGAAAAATCTGGAAAAAAGAAAACTATTTTACAGCAAGAAGTATGGATGTTTATATTGCCAAACTTAGAAAACTGTTGAAAGACGATGAAGGTTTAGAAATCATCAACGTACATGGTGAAGGTTTCAGACTTTTGGTTAAAAACTAA
- a CDS encoding TonB-dependent receptor domain-containing protein — protein MKLYFTKVILGAFLLFTTFISAQNLSKNQFLVKGNCEMCKERIETAAKKAGAKKAQYSLDTQTLTLETTEKASPEDILKKVAEAGHDNEKFKASDETYQKLPGCCLYERDLKPVTSDIENHHHSKGENEFFVKGNCESCKARIEKAAKSAGANSAEWSAEKQMIVLDFDSSKTSADQILKKIAEVGHDNEKYKTTDDVYKKLPGCCLYDRDLKFGEKNEKVHSNETESTTVEKQDHADHSNHDNHSTGEKSIEGVIITASKAATSISKKEAGLVFNIDSKELLKAACCNLSESFETNATVDVSFSNAVTGTKQLKMLGLDQKYTSLTKELLPEIRGLASAYGLNFIPGRWIESIQLTKGGSTVTNGYESITGQINTEFIKNAEKPETSLNLFADFNGRAEANITSVSKINDKWSQTFLLHGNGTFGDTDMNDDGFLDRPKGTQINAAYLLNYNDLTRSGFGSHFGINFVKDERTAGQVGFDKKLPQSQQSLYGVGIDISRFQVWNKTGYVFEGKPYQSLGWMNQYVYHQQDSFFGLRNYSGQQHTYYSNLIFESILGNTNNKYKAGASFLYDGYEENYLINNFKRNEIVPGVFAEYTLTGLKYTLVAGARADFHNLAGTQFTPRMNFKYDFTPQTIFRLSAGRGFRTANVFAENQQYFASNRNIQILQNGGDIYGLRPEIAWNYGVSLQQEFKIFGKKSTIVADFFRTDFQDQVLVDLDRSPQQLTFYNLDGKSFANSFQTQWDFTPFKNFDVRLAYKYYDVQADYLDGRREVPFMAKHRGFVNLAYATNKDKNEGFWSFDTTLNWVGKQRLPNTSTNPTEFQLPMYSESYAVLNAQVSRNFNKKLRAYLGGENLTSYHQKNAIMDFRNPFGNYFDGGMVYAPIMKANFYVGFDVTF, from the coding sequence ATGAAATTATATTTTACCAAGGTAATCCTTGGCGCATTCTTACTATTCACTACATTCATATCTGCTCAAAATCTTTCAAAAAATCAGTTCCTGGTAAAAGGAAACTGTGAAATGTGCAAAGAGAGAATAGAAACAGCTGCAAAAAAAGCAGGTGCAAAAAAAGCGCAATACTCCTTAGACACCCAAACTTTAACCCTAGAAACTACAGAAAAAGCTTCACCTGAAGACATTCTGAAAAAAGTTGCTGAAGCCGGTCATGACAACGAAAAATTCAAAGCTTCTGATGAAACGTATCAAAAACTTCCAGGATGTTGTCTTTACGAAAGAGATCTAAAGCCTGTAACGTCAGACATAGAAAATCATCATCACTCTAAAGGTGAAAACGAGTTTTTCGTGAAAGGAAATTGCGAATCTTGTAAAGCCAGAATAGAAAAAGCTGCAAAATCTGCAGGAGCAAATTCTGCAGAATGGAGTGCTGAAAAACAAATGATCGTTTTAGATTTTGACTCATCTAAAACATCTGCAGACCAAATTCTTAAAAAAATTGCAGAAGTAGGTCATGATAATGAAAAGTACAAAACAACGGATGATGTTTACAAAAAACTTCCGGGATGTTGTCTTTATGACCGTGACCTTAAGTTTGGAGAAAAAAACGAAAAAGTACATTCGAACGAAACTGAAAGCACCACTGTAGAAAAGCAAGACCATGCAGATCATTCTAACCACGATAATCATTCAACGGGTGAAAAAAGCATTGAAGGAGTAATTATTACTGCCTCAAAAGCAGCAACTTCTATCAGTAAAAAAGAAGCGGGTTTGGTATTTAATATTGATTCTAAAGAACTTTTAAAAGCAGCATGTTGTAATTTATCTGAAAGTTTCGAAACCAACGCAACTGTTGATGTTTCTTTCAGCAACGCGGTTACAGGAACCAAACAGCTTAAAATGCTTGGTTTAGATCAAAAATATACAAGTTTAACTAAAGAATTATTACCAGAAATCAGAGGTTTGGCTTCTGCTTATGGGTTAAATTTTATTCCCGGAAGATGGATTGAAAGCATTCAGCTGACAAAAGGAGGAAGTACCGTAACCAATGGCTACGAAAGCATTACAGGGCAAATAAATACTGAGTTTATAAAAAATGCAGAAAAACCTGAGACTTCTTTGAATCTTTTCGCAGATTTCAACGGAAGAGCTGAAGCCAATATTACAAGTGTTTCAAAAATCAACGATAAGTGGTCGCAAACTTTCTTGCTTCACGGAAACGGAACTTTTGGAGATACCGATATGAATGATGACGGTTTTCTTGACCGTCCGAAAGGAACACAGATTAACGCAGCTTATTTATTAAACTATAATGATTTGACACGTTCAGGTTTTGGATCTCATTTCGGAATTAATTTCGTAAAAGACGAAAGAACTGCAGGACAAGTAGGATTTGATAAAAAATTGCCTCAAAGCCAACAATCACTTTATGGGGTGGGAATCGACATTTCAAGATTTCAGGTTTGGAATAAAACGGGTTATGTTTTTGAAGGAAAACCTTACCAAAGTTTAGGCTGGATGAACCAATATGTTTATCATCAGCAAGACAGCTTTTTTGGCTTAAGAAATTACTCTGGGCAACAACATACTTATTATTCTAATTTAATTTTTGAAAGTATTTTAGGAAATACCAACAACAAATACAAAGCGGGAGCAAGCTTTTTATATGATGGCTACGAAGAAAATTATCTAATTAATAATTTTAAAAGAAACGAAATTGTACCTGGAGTTTTTGCTGAATATACTTTAACAGGTTTAAAATATACTTTGGTAGCAGGAGCAAGAGCAGATTTTCACAACTTGGCGGGAACACAGTTCACTCCGAGAATGAATTTCAAATATGACTTTACTCCGCAAACGATCTTTAGACTTTCTGCGGGAAGAGGTTTTAGAACAGCTAATGTTTTTGCAGAAAATCAGCAATATTTTGCATCTAACAGAAATATTCAGATTCTACAAAACGGTGGAGATATTTATGGCTTAAGACCTGAAATTGCTTGGAACTATGGCGTTAGTTTACAACAGGAATTCAAAATTTTTGGTAAAAAATCTACTATTGTTGCCGATTTTTTCAGAACAGATTTCCAGGATCAGGTATTGGTAGATCTTGACCGCTCACCTCAGCAACTAACATTCTATAATTTAGATGGAAAATCTTTTGCCAATTCATTCCAAACGCAGTGGGATTTTACTCCTTTCAAAAACTTTGATGTAAGATTAGCTTATAAATACTATGACGTGCAGGCTGATTATTTGGATGGAAGACGCGAGGTTCCTTTCATGGCAAAGCACAGAGGTTTTGTCAACTTGGCATATGCCACTAATAAAGATAAAAACGAAGGGTTTTGGAGCTTTGATACGACATTAAATTGGGTAGGAAAACAAAGATTGCCAAATACCTCAACCAATCCTACGGAGTTTCAATTGCCGATGTATTCTGAATCATACGCTGTTTTGAATGCACAGGTTTCTAGAAACTTCAATAAAAAATTAAGAGCTTATTTAGGTGGAGAAAACCTAACTTCTTATCATCAGAAAAATGCAATTATGGATTTCAGAAACCCTTTCGGAAACTATTTTGATGGTGGAATGGTATACGCTCCAATTATGAAAGCTAATTTCTATGTTGGTTTTGATGTAACGTTTTAA
- a CDS encoding OsmC family protein, translating into MKRNATAVWNGTVKEGKGHLTTQSTTLNQTQYSFGSRFEEGVGTNPEELLAAAHAGCFTMKLSAELTQAGFTPEELTTKSVITLDPSVGKITKSELTLTAKIPGISEEDFQKYAKIAEEGCPVSQAFSFEINLNASLIN; encoded by the coding sequence ATGAAACGAAATGCAACAGCCGTTTGGAACGGTACCGTAAAAGAAGGAAAAGGTCATTTAACCACGCAAAGCACTACTTTAAACCAAACTCAATATTCTTTCGGAAGCCGTTTCGAAGAAGGAGTAGGAACAAACCCCGAAGAATTATTAGCAGCTGCTCACGCAGGATGTTTCACGATGAAACTGAGCGCAGAATTAACTCAGGCAGGCTTTACTCCTGAAGAATTGACTACAAAATCAGTGATTACATTAGATCCAAGTGTGGGAAAAATTACTAAATCTGAGCTGACTTTAACGGCAAAAATTCCCGGAATTTCTGAAGAAGATTTTCAAAAATACGCAAAGATTGCGGAAGAAGGTTGCCCTGTAAGTCAGGCGTTCAGTTTTGAGATTAATTTGAATGCTAGTTTAATCAACTAA
- a CDS encoding TetR/AcrR family transcriptional regulator, whose amino-acid sequence MSKAEKTKQFIIEKTATLFNTKGYTSTSLSDITEATGLTKGSIYGNFENKDEVSLEVYKYNSGILKKSLMRSFSEEFPTMTDKLYAFVSFYRKNWPLVFLHGGCPLMNAATESDDTFPELNHQVKLSFEDWTKTISEIIKTGQISNEFNKEIDPEKYASLFIILIEGGILLSKTTGDEKHLNLALDRITILINEEIKKNPL is encoded by the coding sequence ATGTCAAAAGCAGAAAAGACAAAACAATTCATTATTGAGAAGACCGCCACTTTGTTTAACACCAAAGGTTATACTTCTACGTCTTTATCGGATATTACGGAAGCAACAGGACTCACCAAAGGCAGTATTTACGGAAACTTTGAAAACAAAGACGAAGTATCGCTCGAAGTTTACAAATACAATTCGGGAATTCTCAAGAAAAGTTTAATGAGATCATTCAGCGAAGAGTTTCCTACAATGACTGACAAACTGTATGCTTTTGTGTCTTTTTACAGAAAAAACTGGCCGTTGGTTTTTCTTCATGGTGGCTGCCCATTAATGAATGCCGCAACAGAGTCTGACGATACTTTTCCTGAACTTAACCATCAGGTGAAATTATCTTTTGAAGATTGGACGAAAACTATTTCGGAAATCATCAAAACCGGACAGATTAGCAATGAATTTAATAAAGAAATAGATCCCGAAAAATACGCATCCCTTTTCATCATCCTTATTGAGGGTGGAATATTACTTTCAAAAACTACGGGAGACGAGAAACATTTAAACCTTGCTTTAGACAGAATTACGATTCTCATCAACGAAGAAATTAAAAAAAATCCTTTATAA
- a CDS encoding PaaI family thioesterase, with translation MDKLQALQSFIGKEFTASPSPFMRWLNPIVVSAEEGQIEFQYTVREEWLNPMGNMHGGVTAAIMDDIIGATMFSLNEKNFIVTVNNSIDYFSTAKENDIIVAETKIIKRGKQFVNAQCEIWNADKTRLIARGTSNLFKINN, from the coding sequence ATGGATAAATTACAGGCATTACAATCATTTATCGGAAAAGAATTTACAGCATCCCCCTCTCCTTTTATGAGATGGCTTAATCCGATTGTCGTTTCGGCAGAAGAAGGTCAAATAGAATTTCAATATACCGTAAGAGAAGAATGGCTAAACCCAATGGGAAATATGCACGGTGGTGTAACAGCCGCAATTATGGATGATATTATTGGCGCGACAATGTTTTCTTTAAACGAAAAAAACTTCATTGTAACTGTCAACAACAGCATCGATTACTTTTCAACCGCAAAAGAAAATGATATTATTGTAGCCGAAACAAAAATCATTAAAAGAGGAAAACAGTTTGTAAATGCACAGTGTGAAATTTGGAACGCAGATAAAACACGCCTTATCGCAAGAGGAACCTCTAACCTATTCAAAATTAATAATTAA